TGAAGCTTGGACACTTAGGTCATCCGACCACTTTGCTCACCATAATAGGGCTGGTCGTAACCTTGTTTCTTTTTTCAAGAAAAGTGAAAGGCAGCTTCTTGATTGGAATTGCGCTTACTTGCCTGATCGGTTACCTTACCGGCTGGGCGCATGGCACGGAAGATACTCATAATAAGCTTGAATTGGCGCCCTTTATGGAGCTCTTTTTCGGAGCAGATTTCAAAGGAATCTTCAGCCTCCCATTCTGGATTGCTACGTTTTCACTTACGATGATTGTTACATTTGAAAACATGGGGCTCCTTCACGGCCTTCTGCCAGATCGTGAAAAATTCCCAAAAGCCTTTCAGGCAAATGCCGTCGCATCTCTCATTTCAGGTATACTTGGTACAAGCCCTACCATTTCTACAGTAGAGAGTGCTGCTGGGATTTCCGAAGGAGGCAGAACGGGTTTAACAAGTGTCGTAACAGGGATCTTGTTCCTTGCCTCGATTGCTGTCACTCCATTCCTCAGCATGATACCGGACGGAGCGATCGCGCCTGTACTGATCATTATTGGCGGTCTTATGGTCCAAAATATACAGCATATCCCGCTTTCTGATTTTACAGAAGGATTTCCTGCGTTTTTGATCATCGCGCTCATCCCTTTAACATACAGCATTGTTGACGGGCTGGCCTTCGGTTTCATTGCTTATCCCGTTTTGAAAATGGCAGTGGGACAGCGCAAGCAGATCCCTGTACCACTGTATGTAATCGCCTTATTATTTCTGATAAATTTCATGTTTCATTCTGTGATATAAATTACTAAAAAGCCGCTCTAAGCGGCTTTTTTTGTTCACTTTTTTTCCGCTCCTTCATAGGATAGGGTGAATAGGAGGGGATAAAATGAATCCTTTTATGGTCCACATGGTCAACTCGAAATTAAATCAGCTTACTGCCCAGGAGCTCGTTCAATTGGCAGGACAGTATCAGTTTCCGGTTTCCATGCAGGAAGCCAATAAAGTGATCGGGATTTTAAGAAGATACAACATTAACATAACAAATGCTGCCCAGCGTGCAGAAATCATTGAAGCGATTGCCGCAGAAGTGAGCCGCGAGAAAGCAAATTACATCCAATACTTAATCAACAATTATTTAAACAGATAAAAAAGAGGCGTTTTTTCGCCTCTTTTTTTATACAGTTAGGAGCTGTTCCTGCAAAGTCGGAACAAACTCTTTATTCTTCAGCATTTCGATCTCCAGTTGATATGGAGGTTTTTTATTGTTCTTATCTGTTCCAACATAAGGTGTCTCTAATATTTTAGGAACATCGCCAAGCTGCGGATGGTGGACGATATAGTTTAATGCATCAAAACCGATCTTTCCGAATCCGATGTTCTCGTGGCGGTCCTTTCGGGCGCCGCGCTCATTCTTGCTGTCATTGATATGAAGAACCTTCAGACGATCAAGGCCGATCAATTTGTCAAAAGTGTTCAGCACTCCATCAAAATCATTGATGATATCATATCCAGAGTCATGGGTATGACAAGTATCAAAGCAGATGGAAAGCTTATCGTTAAGGTGAACCCCATCAATGATAGAGGCCAATTCTTCAAACGTACAGCCGCATTCCGAACCCTTTCCTGCCATAGTCTCCAGCGCAATCTGAACATTTTGTTCAGGTGTCAGCACCTCATTCAAACCTTCGATAATTTTCTTGATCCCCTCTTCTGTTCCTGCACCAACATGGGCTCCGGGATGAAGAACAATTTGCTTTCCGCCAATGGCAGCTGTACGTTCGATCTCTGAAGTAAGAAAGTCAACGCCCAGCTGGAAAGTTTCCGGTTTGACTGAGTTTCCGATGTTAATGATGTATGGTGCGTGCACGACCAATTCTGTCATGCCATTTTCTTGCATATGCTTGATACCCGCTTCAATGTTCAGATCTTCAATCTTTTTTCTGCGGGTATTCTGAGGCGCACCAGTATAAACCATGAAAGTATTGGCTCCATAGGAAGCTGCTTCTTCACTTGCCCCCAGAAGCATTTTCTTTCCGCTCATTGATACGTGTGATCCTAGTTTCAGCATACCTGATCTCCTTCTCTAACCTTGATGATTATCTTTTATTGCGATTTTGCCTTTTTTCCATTTTGCGTTTTTCTTCTGCCATCTTCTTTTTATAGCCTGGCTTCACTTTTTTAGGTTTCTGTACACTTGCACCTGTGCTTCCTTTTTGGACAGAGGCCTTTCTTATTCGAAGGGGCACCTCTTTCCATTCCCCGTTCTTCAGCTCTTCTTGAACAAACAGAATTTTTCGATTCTGCAGTTTTTGAATAGCGAGCTGATCAGAAGGTTCAATGATGGTTGCCGCGATGCCTGACATTCCAGCACGGCCTGTTCGGCCTGTACGATGGATATAATAATCCAAATCGGCTGGGAGCTCGAAGTTAATGATATGACTTACCCCTTTAATATCAATGCCCCTCGCTGCCAAGTCAGTCGCTACAACATATTGAAACTCCGCTTTCTGGACTCGTTTCATGATATTCTTCCGTTCACGCGGAGGAACATCGCCGTGCAGCCGCTCGGCATTCATGCCTTCTGCGAGCATGGCATCCGCTACTGCATCTGCTGTTTTCTTCGTGTTGACGAAGATTAAACAAAGGTAAGGATTATACGCTTTTGCAACTTCGATCAAAGTCTTTATCTTGTCCTTATGCTTTAGCGGAATTAAAACATGTTTGATTTCTTTCGCTGTCGTCTGTTCAGGGCTCACATGAACATGGCGCGGATTATTCATATATTTTTTAAGCAGCGGCTGCAGCTTTTCCGGGATTGTCGCGGAAAACACAAGCATTTGAATTTTTGTTGCCATACGTGCTGCCACCTGGTCGACGTCTTCAATGAATCCCATATCGAGCATTTGATCAGCTTCATCAACAACGAGCGTCGTTGCCGAAAAGATATTGATTCCTTCATTGTTCACCAAGTCTTTAATGCGCCCTGGTGTACCGATGATCAAATGCGGGGCATTCTTCAGACGGTCAGCCATTCTTTTTCGGTCGGTTCCACCAACGACCGTTTTCGCCCGGATGAAATCATCTTCAGGAAAGTATTCCGACAGCTTTTCATACTCGTCAAAGATCTGCTGTGCGAGTTCACGGGTAGGCGCCGTGATGATCGCTTGAATTTCATTTTTTTCGGTATTGATCTTATTCAGTACCGGCAAAAGGAAAGCTAAAGTTTTACCTGAACCGGTCTGTGACTGTCCGATAATGTCATAACCGTTCAGAATTCCCGGAACAACTCGCTCCTGAATATCTGTCGGTTTTTTGAATCCTTGCTCGATCATTGCGTTTAATAAAAACGGTTTTATATTTAAACGGTCAAACGCTGTTTTCATTTTTTATCACCTGACTTTTTTCCATTTGTATTGTCTACTTTTAGTATTATAGATGAAGTCTTGAAAATTAGCTATGAAGAAAAGGAATTCTGCCGTTTTGCCAAGACATCCGCACACCTTTGAGCCAGACTTTCATATCTTTAAGTGAAGGGTATTTTTCTGAAGGGAGGGTCAAACAATGCATCCATATCCCCCTATAGGTCCTCAGCGCGGACGATCGGCGGGTATACCGCCTGGACAGCGATTCGCTCCTCCAGCGGGCATGCGGTCTCTAGCCGGTCTAGGCGGTGCGGCCAGATCGCCGATGAACGTTCTGACCATGGTGGAAAACGTTCAAAAAATGCTGCAGGTTGCTGAAACAATGGGTCCCATGGTAAAACAGTACGGGCCAATGGTAAAAAATCTACCGGACATGATGAAGTCCTTAAAAGAATTTAGAGATAACACAAACAAAACGATAAAAGAAAAAAAGAAGCCAGAGACGAAAAAGCAAAAGCAAAAAAAGAAGCAGCTCCTCAAAGCAAACCTAAAAAGAAAGAGAAACCCAAAACTGAAGCTAAGCCTGTAAAAGTTGCAGTAGACAGCGAGATGCTGGAAGAAAGCAGCTTTCCTTATGATATACCGGCAGGCACTCCAGAAG
This genomic stretch from Fictibacillus marinisediminis harbors:
- a CDS encoding deoxyribonuclease IV encodes the protein MLKLGSHVSMSGKKMLLGASEEAASYGANTFMVYTGAPQNTRRKKIEDLNIEAGIKHMQENGMTELVVHAPYIINIGNSVKPETFQLGVDFLTSEIERTAAIGGKQIVLHPGAHVGAGTEEGIKKIIEGLNEVLTPEQNVQIALETMAGKGSECGCTFEELASIIDGVHLNDKLSICFDTCHTHDSGYDIINDFDGVLNTFDKLIGLDRLKVLHINDSKNERGARKDRHENIGFGKIGFDALNYIVHHPQLGDVPKILETPYVGTDKNNKKPPYQLEIEMLKNKEFVPTLQEQLLTV
- a CDS encoding NCS2 family permease — its product is MNVSKFFQLEKHSSSIKQEVLAGVTSFFTIAYIIIVNPLILADAGMPYYGVLLATILTSVAGCFFMGFYANAPIILTPGMGVNAFFTYTIIQGMGLSWKEALAAVIISGILFLAVASTRLKDVLSESIPASLKHSITVGIGLFLAFIGLQKGGIIEASPTTFVKLGHLGHPTTLLTIIGLVVTLFLFSRKVKGSFLIGIALTCLIGYLTGWAHGTEDTHNKLELAPFMELFFGADFKGIFSLPFWIATFSLTMIVTFENMGLLHGLLPDREKFPKAFQANAVASLISGILGTSPTISTVESAAGISEGGRTGLTSVVTGILFLASIAVTPFLSMIPDGAIAPVLIIIGGLMVQNIQHIPLSDFTEGFPAFLIIALIPLTYSIVDGLAFGFIAYPVLKMAVGQRKQIPVPLYVIALLFLINFMFHSVI
- a CDS encoding DUF2624 family protein encodes the protein MNPFMVHMVNSKLNQLTAQELVQLAGQYQFPVSMQEANKVIGILRRYNINITNAAQRAEIIEAIAAEVSREKANYIQYLINNYLNR
- a CDS encoding YqfQ family protein produces the protein MHPYPPIGPQRGRSAGIPPGQRFAPPAGMRSLAGLGGAARSPMNVLTMVENVQKMLQVAETMGPMVKQYGPMVKNLPDMMKSLKEFRDNTNKTIKEKKKPETKKQKQKKKQLLKANLKRKRNPKLKLSL
- a CDS encoding DEAD/DEAH box helicase; the protein is MKTAFDRLNIKPFLLNAMIEQGFKKPTDIQERVVPGILNGYDIIGQSQTGSGKTLAFLLPVLNKINTEKNEIQAIITAPTRELAQQIFDEYEKLSEYFPEDDFIRAKTVVGGTDRKRMADRLKNAPHLIIGTPGRIKDLVNNEGINIFSATTLVVDEADQMLDMGFIEDVDQVAARMATKIQMLVFSATIPEKLQPLLKKYMNNPRHVHVSPEQTTAKEIKHVLIPLKHKDKIKTLIEVAKAYNPYLCLIFVNTKKTADAVADAMLAEGMNAERLHGDVPPRERKNIMKRVQKAEFQYVVATDLAARGIDIKGVSHIINFELPADLDYYIHRTGRTGRAGMSGIAATIIEPSDQLAIQKLQNRKILFVQEELKNGEWKEVPLRIRKASVQKGSTGASVQKPKKVKPGYKKKMAEEKRKMEKRQNRNKR